In one Sesamum indicum cultivar Zhongzhi No. 13 linkage group LG12, S_indicum_v1.0, whole genome shotgun sequence genomic region, the following are encoded:
- the LOC105175473 gene encoding uncharacterized protein LOC105175473, giving the protein MDSSLRCYGYLLLWCFLITGYCFSVFSLAASRITRGQSIGDGETMISEGGRFALGFFGPQGSGSRYVGIWYQEVGNESVVWVANRERPISGNGGVLTIGNDGNLMVMDGNGDVVWSTNLSVRSSNSTAVLMDTGNLVLFGSENLSRGLWQSFDHPTDTYLPNMKVYMDVRGEERRVFTSWRSAFDPSPGNYSMGIDPRWSPQIVIWDGANRRWRSGHWDGLTFTGVPGMKTSILSGFRLLTEADVVGKAYFIYSQSNGSDLIKFRINWEGIQRLESWVDERKEWSLTQLHPGDECDRYNHCGPFGKCNEVEVPKCSCMEGFVPKDTYQWSRENWSGGCVRQTNLQCMENNSLSVNKVNDDFVTATNVKLPDYVDYVGREDIQQCQNMCLQNCSCTAYAFLERIGCMIWYRDLVDVQQFQAEGSTLFIRRAHSELVAGDKSHVTKIVIITIVIAGLLLVCVSIWLLVKRKTKCSEILHRNEMPKVGPSGEFSTDFSGPCDLGVEGQKPTGNELAMFNFNHVAAATNNFSSENKLGQGGFGHVYKGTLPGGQQIAVKRLSRKSGQGLEEFKNEIMLIAKLQHRNLVRLLGCCIEGEEKMLLYEYMPNKSLDSYLFDTDKKAQLAWSKRFSIIEGIARGLVYLHRDSRLRIIHRDLKASNILLDEEMNPKISDFGMARIFGGNQNEANTNRVVGTYGYMAPEYAMEGLFSLKSDVYSFGVLLLEIISGRRNTSFRSTKYSNIIGYAWDLWDRGRAMELVDPSISNSCSEEQVVRCVNVGLLCVQDMADHRPNMPTVVLMLESEKATLSLPKQPTFTSMRHNLNADMWNEIQDAVSSNSVTITAILGRRETLRLEKMRNIAKHHPVVRVSCFIIALTTFFPLLSTSIDLITPTQFLDKDQTLVSAGQEFELGFFSYARSNNWYIGIWYKNIEQRTIVWVANRDSPLRNSSGILKISPDDGNLLLVDEAGKSVWSSNHSGMAKNSVAELLDNGNFVVRPENEQDPENYLWQSFDYPTNTLLPGMKMGWDSKTGLNRYITSWKSADDPSSGDYSFQIDVNGFPEIYLMNKERIYYRSGPWNGLRFSGVPEMKSSTLFSFLFVMEPDEVSYSFDVSNKSVYSRLMVKHSGELQRFIWIPATKIWSLFWYAPKDQCDRYRECGVYGICDANASPVCKCIQGFEPKNPQAWNLRDGSDGCFRVSKLDCRSDGFLTLNHVKLPESGTAFVDKQMNLDQCQELCRKNCSCRGYSNINITGGGTGCAIWIDDLYDMRQYAVAEGGQDFYVRVPAADLERSGAVGTRDDSNKTGKIVMAVGIAVGVLLVGLAVFFVWKRGKSRSAKKNIIEHRGPRERSQDFLLNVATIPNKRDHSGETAADELDLPLFDLSSLLIATDNFSNANKLGQGGFGCVYKGMLVEGQVIAVKRLSKNSGQGIDEFKNEVKLIARLQHRNLVRLLGCCIEMEEKMLVYEYMENKSLDSILFKKDKSSMLDWERRFNIICGIARGLLYLHQDSRFRIIHRDLKASNILLDKEMNPKISDFGMARIFGGDQTEANTKRVVGTYGYMSPEYAMDGLFSIKSDVFSFGVLVLEIVSGTKNRGFYQTNNHLNLLAYAWKLYREGRGLELMDTAAGESYSASEVMRCIQVGLLCVQEHAEDRPNMSTVVLMLSSDFVSMPQPKHPGYCLGRRPADTDSFSSKPDESCTVNQVTVTMLDGR; this is encoded by the exons ATGGATTCTAGTCTTAGATGTTATGGATATTTGTTGCTTTGGTGCTTCTTGATAACGGGCTATTGCTTTTCTGTCTTCAGTTTGGCGGCAAGTAGAATTACAAGAGGTCAATCAATAGGAGATGGAGAAACCATGATTTCAGAAGGTGGGAGATTCGCGTTGGGATTCTTTGGTCCTCAAGGATCAGGTTCTCGGTATGTGGGGATATGGTACCAAGAAGTTGGAAATGAATCGGTTGTATGGGTGGCAAATAGAGAAAGGCCAATCTCAGGGAATGGTGGAGTATTAACCATTGGAAATGATGGTAATTTAATGGTTATGGATGGGAATGGCGATGTGGTCTGGTCAACCAATCTATCAGTTCGATCAAGTAATTCTACTGCTGTTCTCATGGACACCGGCaatcttgttttatttggaAGTGAAAATTTAAGTAGGGGCCTCTGGCAGAGCTTTGATCATCCAACAGATACATATTTGCCAAACATGAAAGTTTACATGGATGTGCGAGGAGAAGAAAGACGTGTTTTCACTTCTTGGCGAAGTGCTTTTGATCCTTCACCAGGAAACTATTCTATGGGTATTGATCCTCGCTGGTCACCACAGATAGTGATATGGGACGGGGCTAACCGACGGTGGAGAAGTGGGCACTGGGATGGACTCACATTTACAGGGGTTCCAGGCATGAAAACTTCTATACTATCTGGTTTTAGGCTATTAACTGAAGCCGATGTTGTTGGAAAGGCATACTTCATTTATTCCCAATCGAATGGTTCTGATTTAATTAAGTTTAGGATAAACTGGGAAGGAATCCAAAGGCTGGAAAGTTGGGTCGATGAACGCAAGGAGTGGAGCCTTACACAATTGCATCCTGGTGACGAATGCGATAGGTATAACCATTGTGGACCTTTCGGAAAATGTAATGAGGTGGAGGTGCCGAAATGCAGTTGTATGGAAGGATTTGTGCCTAAGGATACTTATCAGTGGAGCAGAGAGAACTGGTCCGGTGGGTGTGTTAGGCAGACAAATTTACAGTGCATGGAGAACAACAGTCTATCTGTCAACAAGGTCAACGATGATTTTGTGACGGCTACAAACGTGAAGTTGCCTGATTATGTGGATTATGTGGGACGAGAGGACATTCAACAATGTCAAAATATGTGCCTTCAGAACTGTTCTTGCACCGCCTATGCTTTTCTTGAAAGAATTGGATGCATGATATGGTACCGGGACTTGGTTGACGTTCAACAATTTCAGGCGGAAGGGAGCACTTTGTTCATCCGGCGTGCACATTCAGAACTTG TGGCAGGGGACAAGAGTCATGTAACCAAAATTGTTATCATAACAATTGTCATAGCCGGTTTGCTTCTTGTTTGTGTCTCAATTTGGTTGCTCGTGAAGCGCAAAACAAAGTGCAGCG AGATCTTACACAGAAATGAAATGCCCAAAGTTGGTCCAAGTGGAGAATTTTCAACTGATTTCTCCGGCCCTTGTGACCTTGGTGTTGAAGGGCAGAAACCAACTGGAAATGAACTAGCCATGTTCAACTTCAACCATGTGGCAGCAGCTACGAACAACTTCTCCAGTGAGAATAAACTCGGACAAGGAGGATTTGGACATGTTTACAAG GGCACGCTACCAGGGGGCCAACAAATAGCCGTGAAAAGGCTCTCACGGAAATCTGGTCAGGGGTTAGAGGAGTTTAAGAATGAAATTATGCTAATTGCCAAACTACAGCACAGGAATCTAGTCAGACTGTTGGGCTGCTGCATTGAGGGAGAAGAAAAGATGCTACTGTATGAGTACATGCCCAACAAAAGCCTGGATTCTTATCTTTTTG ATACTGATAAGAAAGCCCAACTAGCCTGGAGTAAGCGCTTTAGTATAATTGAAGGGATTGCGAGAGGGCTTGTCTATCTGCACCGGGACTCGAGGCTTAGAATAATACACAGGGACCTGAAAGCCAGCAACATTCTGTTGGATGAAGAGATGAACCcaaaaatttcagattttGGCATGGCCAGAATATTTGGAGGGAACCAAAATGAAGCAAACACAAACAGGGTTGTGGGCACATA TGGTTACATGGCTCCCGAGTATGCTATGGAAGGCCTGTTTTCCCTGAAATCTGATGTCTATAGCTTCGGAGTATTGCTCCTGGAGATCATATCTGGCAGAAGAAACACTAGCTTCCGCTCTACAAAGTACTCAAATATCATTGGATAT GCATGGGATCTTTGGGATAGAGGCAGAGCAATGGAATTAGTAGATCCTTCAATCTCAAATTCATGCTCCGAGGAACAAGTAGTAAGATGCGTGAATGTAGGGTTGCTGTGTGTGCAAGACATGGCGGATCACAGGCCCAACATGCCGACTGTTGTATTGATGCTGGAGAGCGAGAAGGCTACCTTGTCTTTGCCCAAACAACCCACTTTTACATCAATGCGACATAATCTAAATGCCGATATGTGGAACGAAATTCAAGATGCTGTATCCTCAAACAGTGTGACCATTACTGCAATTCTTGGTCGA AGAGAAACACTCCGCCTGGAAAAAATGAGAAACATCGCTAAGCACCACCCTGTCGTCCGTGTTTCCTGTTTCATCATTGCATTAACTACTTTCTTCCCGCTGCTCTCCACATCAATTGATCTCATCACTCCAACCCAATTCCTCGACAAAGACCAGACCTTAGTCTCCGCCGGACAAGAGTTCGAGCTTGGCTTCTTCTCCTACGCCAGATCAAATAATTGGTACATCGGAATATGGTACAAGAACATCGAACAGAGAACTATTGTTTGGGTTGCTAACAGAGATTCACCTCTCAGAAATTCATCAGGAATCTTGAAAATTAGCCCTGATGACGGCAACCTACTTCTGGTAGATGAAGCAGGGAAATCCGTATGGTCATCAAATCACTCCGGCATGGCCAAGAACTCTGTTGCAGAATTACTGGACAATGGAAACTTCGTTGTCCGCCCAGAAAATGAACAAGACCCAGAAAACTACCTCTGGCAAAGCTTTGATTATCCCACCAACACATTGTTGCCGGGTATGAAGATGGGTTGGGACTCGAAAACGGGCCTAAATCGATACATAACGTCCTGGAAAAGCGCTGATGATCCTTCCTCCGGTGACTACAGCTTCCAGATCGACGTCAATGGGTTTCCCGAGATATATTTGATGAACAAAGAGAGAATATATTATCGAAGTGGACCATGGAACGGGCTAAGATTTAGCGGCGTCCCAGAAATGAAATCAAGTACACTTTTCTCCTTCCTATTCGTGATGGAGCCAGATGAAGTCTCTTACTCCTTCGATGTGAGTAATAAATCAGTTTATTCAAGATTGATGGTGAAACACTCTGGCGAGCTACAACGATTCATCTGGATTCCCGCCACCAAAATCTGGAGTTTGTTCTGGTACGCCCCTAAAGATCAATGCGACCGATACAGAGAATGTGGGGTCTACGGAATTTGCGATGCTAATGCTTCGCCTGTTTGCAAGTGCATACAAGGATTCGAGCCAAAAAATCCACAGGCATGGAATTTGCGAGATGGATCGGACGGGTGCTTTCGGGTAAGCAAATTGGACTGCAGAAGTGATGGGTTTTTGACGTTGAATCATGTGAAATTGCCGGAGAGCGGGACGGCTTTCGTGGACAAGCAAATGAATTTAGATCAGTGTCAAGAATTGTGCCGGAAAAATTGCTCCTGTCGGGGTTATTCCAACATAAATATCACCGGCGGTGGAACCGGCTGCGCCATTTGGATCGACGATCTTTATGATATGCGGCAGTACGCAGTGGCGGAAGGTGGACAGGACTTCTACGTTCGAGTGCCCGCCGCTGATTTAG AACGGTCAGGAGCTGTTGGGACAAGAGATGATTCTAACAAGACTGGAAAAATTGTCATGGCTGTTGGAATTGCTGTTGGGGTTTTGCTAGTTGGATTGGCAGTTTTCTTTGTATGGAAGAGGGGAAAATCAAGAAGcgcaaagaaaaatatcatagAGCATAGAG GTCCGAGGGAAAGAAGTCAAGACTTTCTGTTGAATGTAGCAACTATACCAAACAAAAGAGATCACTCTGGTGAGACTGCAGCGGATGAGTTAGATTTACCGTTATTCGATCTCAGTTCTCTGTTAATTGCTACGGACAACTTTTCCAATGCAAATAAGCTAGGTCAAGGTGGTTTTGGCTGTGTTTACAAG GGCATGCTTGTGGAAGGCCAGGTGATAGCAGTGAAGCGGCTGTCGAAAAATTCTGGCCAGGGAATAGATGAATTCAAGAATGAAGTGAAGTTGATTGCAAGACTCCAGCACAGGAATCTTGTTCGTCTACTTGGCTGCTGCATCGAAATGGAGGAGAAGATGTTGGTATATGAGTACATGGAGAATAAGAGCCTGGATTCTATTTTGTTCA AGAAAGATAAAAGTTCAATGCTCGACTGGGAAAGGCGGTTCAACATCATATGTGGGATAGCACGAGGTCTTCTCTATCTTCACCAGGACTCGAGATTCAGAATTATTCACAGGGATCTCAAAGCCAGCAACATTCTACTTGATAAAGAAATGAACCCTAAAATATCAGATTTTGGCATGGCAAGAATATTTGGAGGAGATCAGACAGAAGCAAACACAAAAAGAGTCGTTGGAACATA TGGTTACATGTCCCCTGAATATGCAATGGACGGCCTCTTCTCCATAAAATCTGATGTTTTCAGTTTTGGAGTGCTCGTGCTGGAGATAGTGAGCGGGACGAAAAACAGGGGATTCTATCAAACAAATAACCACCTTAATCTTCTTGCATAC GCCTGGAAATTGTACAGGGAAGGAAGAGGATTGGAGCTGATGGATACAGCAGCAGGTGAATCTTATTCGGCAAGTGAAGTAATGAGATGCATACAAGTCGGCCTCTTGTGCGTCCAAGAGCACGCAGAAGATAGACCGAACATGTCAACTGTAGTCCTGATGTTAAGCAGCGATTTTGTATCAATGCCACAGCCTAAGCATCCAGGATATTGCCTGGGAAGGCGGCCTGCTGACACTGATTCGTTTTCCAGTAAACCAGATGAATCATGCACCGTCAACCAAGTCACTGTAACTATGCTAGATGGTCGATAG